A section of the Gallus gallus isolate bGalGal1 chromosome 4, bGalGal1.mat.broiler.GRCg7b, whole genome shotgun sequence genome encodes:
- the LOC101749593 gene encoding BTB/POZ domain-containing protein KCTD16-like isoform X2, protein MSSSEPILDLKTDTTEAPPARSDPEEPTPDLGMRQDPASSLCGCDAAASSTSSHSEPSPAPSAGENVSGKDPTSEQRDPSPVDSVPCPEAPEECPARPNTLDLSKSLKKLEEVKQMGQRRNSDHTAVKENGVGSSPVAAAVSEERKALESELGKCIEDFRKIKIPRAFPNKKRQWQSELLRKYQL, encoded by the coding sequence CCCGCAGTGACCCTGAGGAGCCCACACCAGACCTGGGGATGAGGCAGGACCCCGCCAGCTCCCTGTGTGGGTGTGAtgctgcagcctccagcaccaGCAGTCACAGTGAGCCCAGTCCTGCTCCATCCGCAGGTGAGAACGTCTCAGGCAAAGACCCGACGTCAGAGCAGAGGGACCCCAGCCCTGTGGACTCTGTGCCATGTCCAGAAGCCCCCGAGGAGTGCCCGGCTCGCCCCAACACCCTGGACTTGTCCAAGTCGCTGAAGAAGCTGGAGGAAGTGAAGCAGATGGGGCAGAGGCGTAACAGTGACCACACGGCGGTGAAGGAGAATGGGGttgggagcagccctgtggcCGCGGCAGTGAGCGAGGAGAGGAAGGCGCTGGAGTCCGAGCTGGGGAAGTGCATCGAGGACTTCCGAAAGATCAAGATCCCTCGTGCCTTTCCCAATAAGAAACGGCAGTGGCAAAGTGAGCTGCTGAGGAAATATCAGTTGTGA